A single genomic interval of Bradysia coprophila strain Holo2 chromosome X unlocalized genomic scaffold, BU_Bcop_v1 contig_79, whole genome shotgun sequence harbors:
- the LOC119070457 gene encoding glutathione-specific gamma-glutamylcyclotransferase 1, with product MASRQNYLPRSLMLYSSDSDSGSDDSIVNELNVTPSNVWVFGYGSLCWNPGFEFSKCVTGYVRGYVRRFWQGNTTHRGTTEKPGRVATLVEDKEGITWGCAYKISGNAALSYLRNRECTLGGYITVYTKFYPRLASENSELCGEAFPALLYIATKRNCHWLGEESLPAIAQQIVECSGSSGHNVEYLIRLAIFVRDELNGVDDDHLFELERLVKELLHKEKISLLSVMGHTPERIRRDSHEEVRRPISFEYASRVPDVKLRCLNI from the exons ATGGCTAGCAGACAGAATTATTTACCTCGTAGTTTGATGCTATACAGTAGTGATAGTGATAGTGGTAGTGACGACAGTATTGTCAATGAATTGAATGTTACACCGTCAAATGTATGGGTCTTCGGATACGGGTCGTTGTGCTGGAATCCTGGTTTCGAATTTTCCAAATGTGTGACCGGTTATGTGAGAGGATATGTGCGACGATTTTGGCAAGGAAACACGACACATAGAGGCACGACGGAAAAG CCTGGTCGAGTCGCAACGCTTGTCGAAGATAAAGAA GGCATCACTTGGGGTTGTGCATATAAAATTAGTGGAAATGCAGCTCTGTCCTATCTCAGAAACCGCGAATGTACATTAGGTGGCTACATAACCGTATACACGAAATTCTATCCACGTTTAGCatcggaaaattcggaattatGTGGCGAGGCATTCCCAGCCCTACTCTATATAGCAACGAAACGGAATTGCCATTGGCTGGGCGAAGAATCACTACCGGCGATAGCGCAACAAATTGTTGAATGCAGCGGAAGCAGTGGACATAACGTTGAATATTTGATAAGATTAGCGATATTTGTGCGGGATGAATTGAATGGTGTGGACGATGatcatttgtttgaattggAACGACTAGTCAAAGAATTGCtgcacaaagaaaaaattagtttACTATCTGTGATGGGACATACACCGGAACGAATTCGACGAGATTCGCACGAAGAAGTTCGACGACCGATCTCATTCGAATATGCGTCGAGAGTCCCTGATGTAAAGTTACGTTGTCTGAATATTTAA